From Impatiens glandulifera chromosome 7, dImpGla2.1, whole genome shotgun sequence:
ttctttttttatccttttagatttacatattatattatctttGCAAGTTTGTTAACATTTGTGCCTTACACTGTAGATTTATTTCACATAAAAAAATACTTCGGGGGTGCGCATGTTTGAGTGCCTTGCAAATTGATTATCTATTTTGTACCAAGAATTGATTGAACGAGTTCATCAAAAGTCAATGTTTATTGTTAAATATTCTCCCTATAACCTAACATTTCATTATCTTGAAGAATTGATTGACCGAGTTCATTAAAAGTCAATGTTTATTGTTTACCATTCACCCTATAACCTAGCATTTCATTATTTGGGGAATTGTTTGTCTGTTGACTTGAAGAGTAAAAAGAATTATGAGTTATTTGAAGCACATCTCTATAGCTCATTTGTATTTAAAGCACACACTATTGTTGGAGCTTTAAAGTTATCCCATTCTCAGCTTATTGCAGCCATGGGCAGCAGTCAATTTCTTTCTCTTATTATTGGCATTAGTTTATGGTAAACTACTATTTACGTAGATCCTTATAATATGCAATTGAATGATCATATTCTCATTTAGGTCTTCATATGCATCACAGtaaattataactttattatattttaatccaACAGGCTTGACATTTCCTTGCCTCATTCATGCCAACCATGTCTATACTGTATCACGAGCAATTGCGGATGTGACTGACAGTAATGATGGTAATTCACATTTGAACTTATGCTAAGTAGTGGATTCTCCTTATATTTTGTGacatgtttttgttaatttttgtataaatttcaGTGAAAGGTTTGACTACGCTACAAAGAAGATTCTCATTGTTGCAATCATTTACGGATGATCCTTGCTTTGGACTGCTGAGTCCATGGAGCTGGGTTGAATGCTCTAATGATACACCAGCACGCATAACCGCACTGTGAGTTTTCTTGCTCTTCGTTGATATAAATTCTTCTTATTTTCTTCCTTATATAGTTGGATTTAATGGACATACAGGAATCTTCAATCTGATGGTTTCACTGGTTCTTTACCGGATTTTAGCACCATGGATGCCCTCGAGACAATGTTAGATAGTTGTTCTAAAATTGCATTtatatctctttttttttatgatttaaaagaTGCAATTACAAAATTAGCTTTACATTTATCTATTTTCTGTGGCAGTGATTTCAGTCTGAACAGTTGGACTGGGCCTATTCCTGATTTTCTTGGCACCTTACCAAATCTTACAACTTTGTGAGTCGTTCAAAAGGGAGAGGACAACTTGTAGTAAATGATCATCTTTTTTGaacaaaaaattctaaaaacgaTTTTTAACCGGTTTTGCCTTTTTATCACTTCAGGGATTTGTCAAACAATGATTTTAGTGGAACAATACCAGCTTCAATCGCAAACAACAATAATTTGATTACATAGTAAGTCTAATGAGAtgctcaaatatttttttgtcattaaCAGACGTTTTAAATAACACTTAACACGTTTTCTTGATTTTAGTGTCACAGTATATCCGGAAATCTTAAGCTTTCTACATCCAGCAAGAGCAATACCAACAATCCCTCAAGTGATACGACGATTGGTATCCCAAATAATGATCAGCAGCTATACACCACGGGTGCGAATAAAAAGAACAAAACAGGCGTAATTGTTGGGATTTTAGGTTCAGTATTTCTGATTGCTGGGATAGTTGCCGGAGTTCTTGCCATTAAGAACCATACCAAGAGAAAAGCTGAAGCCGTGGCTGAAGCTAATAATGCTGGTAAGCAATTTTATGAACGTGTGTTCACTTTTCCCGTTTTAGTTCGtaatcttagagcttgtttgatgtgggctatttgagattaatttcaaataacctacTATTcagttaacaattttttaattaatcacgtcattcaaacatcaaacaaaacatcctacttttattaaaaaatatgctTTCACTATATATCATTGATGCTTTTTTACCCAAATAGCTCCAAATAACCTGATTTTCAATAATCTACATGTATGAAAATAATcatttggttattcaaataatccaagatCAAAAAAGGCCTTAGCTATTCAAGGACAAACTTGTAGCTGCAGGGAAAGAAACAATGAATTTGGAGAGGGAGGAAACTAGTATGAAGGAGGAGCAAAAGTTTTATACATAGTCGGTTGATTCATAAAAAGGAAACACCTTGTTTTCGTTTGGGAAATTGTATTACTcacatatttgttattttacttTGTGTAATCCACAAAGAGAAGTATAGGAAATGACTTCCATTCTATTCTATATACGCAATTGaaccaaatattattttacattagTGTGATGAAAGTcgatatattttaatatcatgCTGCTAAATTCTTATTTTCAGCACTTTGATTGAAGTTGGGATACGACCATGGGGTTTATGCTAGTCTCCTCAATGGAACAGTCGAGATGTGTGAAACTGACCCAAACACCCTATTCCACAAAAATAACAATGACATTACATTACATAAATCCTTCAAGAAAATGACAGTTCATCTGGAATtaacaactaattaaataatgagAAATGAATAGTTGAAAGTTAATTTATGTCAATGTTAATATATTGTAGTTGTATTGAAATTTCAATATTCTATATATCTAAATCAAATCATCTATGATGAAAAAAATCTTCTTATTCATTacaaattacaatattttattcttagaaatttaaaaataagctTGAGATTATGCTACAATTTGTTCTTTTAATCATTCAACTTATacatttatcattatttttaaatgatagaACATTTCTATTATTCTGTTTTTTGTAAGGACAGCCAAACAACAGTTAAACAATACATTCTATTAATTGAGTAAAGGACAGTAGCAAATTAAGTTGATATATAGCTTCTAAGTGCTAACTATAATTAGGAATAGTGATGATGTCAAGTCTGAAGACTTTTAATACCTTAAATAACCTAATTAAGGAAGTGATCATGAACATGATGCTAGCTTGCAGATGATACAGTTAGTTGTGGAACCACCCTCTAAGATATACATGTTCTTCTTAGTCCAAATAAAATAAGCCATTATTCTTAGAAGAACATGTATATGTTCCAAAATTTAAACTTACAAGCATACACTTATACATTGGATATCTAATATACCTATTAACCTTCTGAACTCTTCAACATTTGCAGGCAATACCAAGCTCATGTTCAAGGTCTTAATGCTTATGATCGGCGCAAGAAGTTTTTGAATGACTACGGTTAGTTGTTTTTCATATTCCTCTTATGTTGGCTcactttttaaaaaacaatatacatAATAAACTGTTGTTTATACTCGTCAATCAGTATTATATTAAAGGGTCAATTGTATCATTGCAAAGCATAGAATAAAAACCATCAAAAATAAAACCGGATAGGGTCCCATCTAGTCCTCCAATGCATGCTTGTTTTGCCACATATTCAATAGCTTTATTCGGTTCACAGAGAAGGTAAGCAACTTCGTAACCAATTTGTTGAATCTTTCAGCAAGTTTTCCTGCCCTTGTTTATACTCTTGAAGGACATATTTATATGATGATCCCTTTCTTTATCTCAATTTAGTAAATTGGACACAAAGAAATAATGCAAATGGTGAGCTTGTATTTGTTGATTCATTGTGTCCTAAAGCAAACGGATGATGAACGACTACCTTCACTAAGCTGGATGAGTGGCTACAGTCTTCCGCACATTTACCTTAACCATGAAAAAATTTACATATTGTGTTGGTATTCCTATACAGTACTTATAAAGATTATCTGATAGGATCATTGTTGTCCTGTATGCCGTTGTGAAGGGACCCAAGCTGAAAAgcaaaaaatagaaataatatcAATCCATATTAACTTGTGGAAACTTAGAATGCTCTTTATGATAATTAGATTAGTATGAAAATTGTTCAATAAGGATCCTTATTGTAAGTTGATGTATTCAATGTGGCATTAACTTAGtagattttatattaattctGTTATAAGTTGTTTTATTCTTCAGCTCAAGAAATAATTGAGTTGTTAACAAGCATATAAAATTTGGAAGTGctcaaaacatattatattatgtcTTTGCAATTTTGTTAACATTTGTGCCTTACACTCTAGATTAATTTCACATAAAAAACACTTAGGGGTGTACATGTTTGATTGCCTTTGCAAATTGATGATTGATTATCTATTTTGGGTCAAGAATTGATTGACTGAGTTTATCAAAAGTCAACTGTTTATTGTTTACCCTTCACCCTATAAGAGTAGAAAGAAATATGAGCTATTTGAAGCCAATCTCTATATCTCATTTGTATTTAAAGCACACATTGTTGGAGCTTTAAATCCTTCCCATTCTCAGCATATTGCAGTCATGGCCAACAtccaatttttttatctcttattattGGCATTAGCTTGTGGTAAACTACTATTGACCTCTATCGTTATATATATGACTCATTTATTTACGTGGTTTATAACTTGCTATATTTTAATCCAGCAGGCTCGATGCTTCCTCGCCTCATTCATGCTGACCACGTCTCTGCTGTATCACGAGCAGTTGTAGATGTGACTGACAGTAATTATGGTAATTCTAATTGCAATTCATGCTAAGATCTTATCCTTTTTGGAAACTGGTATTTAGCAAAATGTGAAAgtgattttgtttgtatttgGTAATAAAAGTGTGAAAACTTGATGAAAAAAAGTTATTCAAAAAAGAATTTTGATTACATTTTTTGCCAAATAGAATTTATTTTCCGGCAAAGTAAAAAAGTAGTTTTTATAAAAAGGCTTGGTGAATATTTACGTAGTTTGGTATCGCAGATAACCCAGATAATTATCAGCAGTCAGATTACACTGGTGATACGTCGTTTGGTATCCCAAATAATGATCAGCAGCAAGATTACACTACAGGttcaaataaaaagagaaaaacggATGTAATTGTTGGTATTTTATGTTCAGTTTTTTTAATTGCTGGGATAGTTGTTGGAGTTCTTGCCATTATGAACCATAACAAGAGAAAAGCTGAAGCCGTGGCTGAAGCTAATAATGCTGCTGGTAAGCAATTTCATGCACTTGTGTTCACTTTTTCCCATTTTAGCTCTATAATCTTATCAATTCAAGATCAAACTTCCAGCTGCAGGTAAAGAAGCAATGAATTTAGAGATGGGTGGAAAACTAGTATGAAGGAggaccattttttttaatatatatttgtcattttattttGTGGAATTAAGGTTTTGTAATCACAacttgtcatatatatatatatatatatatatattatatatatatatatatatatattatatatatatatatatattatatatatatatatatatattatatatatatatatatatataatatatatatgaagaaagaagaaagcaCCAAGTTAGTAAATTAAGttgataaatgaaaaaaatttaaggaaCTTGAATTCAATATAATgtgtttttctaaaataataataaaattcggGGAGAATCTATAAATAATGATACGATTGGAGATTTGATAAAGGGCCTTTACCGCATTTAATATCTttcctaaatttaattttaattaatttttttttctcaccatatataattttctttatttcttttaattaattttttttattatatatatattctctttcatcatttttaattaattttttatttattttctctattattatatatatatatatattattatctattttcttttatctctcgtaactaattttatttttatttttctcttttcatatatttatatatatattactaatattttataaatatattatttttctcattaatattataaaattatgaattatgaataaaaaatttattttttaatgtccTCCCACTTTGTAAATCACCGtctcattcaaataaataaatatatatatatatatatatatatatatatatatatatatatatatatatatatatatatatatatatatatatatatatatatatatatatattcaccaTTCATTATCTCtcataaatatcttttatttaattaatttttattttatctcttatcatatatatatatatatatatatatatatatatatatatatatatatatatatatatatatatatatatatatatatatattctcaatatatattttttatctcatttaaataatttatttttattatatatatatatatatatattctcaatataattttttttatctcatttaaataattttttattattatatatatataaaatataatctttcatattcattttattatatattaatttctcttttctaattaattatttttattttattttctttcttatcatatatatatatatatatatatatatatatatatatattttatctctcataattatttttatttttattttttctctcatcatatatatattatattctttcttataccaaaattttatttttctctctaaataaaaatatattttcttgataatttagttattatttttatttatgtataaaaatacttataatttgGTTAGTCAAAAACTtacctaaaatatatatatatatatatttaaattaaaaccaaCAATTATATGTGATCAGcgattaaaatgtttatatttcatatttgagaGTAGGGTTCAAATCCCACCTAATACAAGTTTAAGAGAAAGTATGATGGTATATGTGGGCAGATAGTGTGATGGGGAATGAACGACCTAAGTCCTTGAGAGTGGtagtataaaaaacaaaatgacaaTGATCATGGTAGTTGCGAATTTGAGAAATGAAAGGCCTAAGTCTAAACCCTATGTCGATTGGTAATAATTGGTTTACCGATCAATCAGAGGCTTGTAACATTGTAATTGGTGGTTAGTTTATCGAATGATAAGAGGTTGATTAAGATCGGTAGTTGGTTTTTCGAGAAATAAAAGAGGCttatgaaagtgtgattgagattgatggttaatggttggtttgccgagagataagaggcatgtgaaagtTTGATGTAATGAGATGAAGAAGTTATTGatgattggtggttgatttgacgagagataagaggcgtgtgaaagtaACGAGTTCACGCGATTATAGGTCAATTGTGATTTGTAGTTGGTTTGTTGATGGATTAGAAGAATGGGAAAGTATGTGATCACGAGATTAAAGGTCAATGGAATTAGTGGCTAGTTTACTAAAGGGATAAAGGTTGGtaagattgagattgatggttggtttatTGAAAGATAATAAATCAGTAATAAAGGATCGTAAGATCACAATATTAGAGGCCGATTGTGATtgatagttaaaaatatatttgaatgagatgttgattgaccgaaatgtgaggtcaattgagattttagTGGTTGGTTCGGTTAGTCAAAACttaacaacaatatatatataattttaaattaaaataaaaaattataagtggtATAACTATTAAACTATTCACATTTCATGTTTGAGACTATAATTTGAATCCCACCTAATGCTAATTTAAGAAAAAGTATGATGGTATATGTGGACGAATGACATGATGGGGGAATGAAAGACCTAAGTCTTTTAGAATGGTAGtataaagaccaaaatgacaatGATTATGATAGTCGCAAATTTGAGAAATGAAAGGCCTAAGTCAAAACCctaggtcgattgagattggtaatTAGTTTAACGATGAATAAGAGACCAGTAGCATTGGAATTGGTGGTTAGCTTTACAAGGGACAAGATGTCGATTCAGGttggtggttgatttgccgAGAAATAAAATAGGCGTGTGAAAGTGttaattgagattggtggttgatggttggtttgccgagagataaaaggcgtgtgaaagtgtgatgtaATGTGACGAAGAAACTCATTGGGATTAATTGACCGGAGTGTAAAAGTGAGTTCACGAGATGAAAGATCAATAGGaatggtggttggtttgttgaaGTGAGTGTAAAGGGGTTGCAGTAATAATATGAGATGGATAAGGTACAAAATACTAGAaataaggtcacgagattagtagTGAGATGTTTATTGgagaacaaaaaaatatttgtcgttaaatatatgaatgaatttgttgGTTTACTGAAGAAATGAGGCTAAAGAGGTTAGTGATATGAAATGGTTGGTTGACTGAAGTGTAAAATGAGTTCACAAAATGAGAGGTCAATatgattagtggttggtttactgaagtgagggtaaagaaGTTGCGGTATGACATGAGATGATTGAGGTACAAAATATTCGAagtaaagtcacgagattagtAGTGAGATGTTCATTggagaacaaaaaatatttgtcgTTAAATATATGACTGAATTTGTTTGTTTACCGAACAAGTGAGAGTAAAGTGGTTAGTGTTATgatgagatggttgatttgcTAAAAATGATGGTAAAAGATGTTGGTATTGTTGTGATAGTTGAGTACAaaagtgaggtcacaagattagtaatatgagaggttTATTAGGTAAGAAATGATATTGTTCATTAACCGAGAAATGAGAGTAAAAAGTCGAAAAGGAAGAGGTCGATGTTGATGAGAAAGAAAGTTAAATAAATGTcttcttattaaatttgttatcatttttttttataaataacgaAAACAACGAGGAATGAAAAAGGAAAACAATCACTAGGCTGTCCTAACCATTGAAGCACCATCATGTTCAGACAATAAATGTTGACGACGAAGAGAATAATGAAGACCTTGAAAACAATGACAACCACAAAGATGtgagtattatttattttaaatttataaatgtacattatataaatctatcttaaatttataaattttattaccaTTGCAACATAAGGACATTATGCTAATTGAATTCAAGACATCtatcttaaaaattattaatatattatacaataaatttgaattatgtgtCTCTCCCTAAGGCAATTAATCCCCCGGGTTAAATATTTAGTTCGTAATTACACTTAACAAATTTACGCTTTACCTCCCATGCTACTACTATATATTATGGTGgtaatttatatacatta
This genomic window contains:
- the LOC124946078 gene encoding receptor-like protein 19 isoform X3 is translated as MDALETIDFSLNSWTGPIPDFLGTLPNLTTLDLSNNDFSGTIPASIANNNNLITYISGNLKLSTSSKSNTNNPSSDTTIGIPNNDQQLYTTGANKKNKTGVIVGILGSVFLIAGIVAGVLAIKNHTKRKAEAVAEANNAAL
- the LOC124946078 gene encoding receptor-like protein kinase HSL1 isoform X1 — encoded protein: MDALETIDFSLNSWTGPIPDFLGTLPNLTTLDLSNNDFSGTIPASIANNNNLITYISGNLKLSTSSKSNTNNPSSDTTIGIPNNDQQLYTTGANKKNKTGVIVGILGSVFLIAGIVAGVLAIKNHTKRKAEAVAEANNAAAGKETMNLEREETSMKEEQKFYT
- the LOC124946078 gene encoding receptor-like protein 19 isoform X2, translated to MDALETIDFSLNSWTGPIPDFLGTLPNLTTLDLSNNDFSGTIPASIANNNNLITYISGNLKLSTSSKSNTNNPSSDTTIGIPNNDQQLYTTGANKKNKTGVIVGILGSVFLIAGIVAGVLAIKNHTKRKAEAVAEANNAGNTKLMFKVLMLMIGARSF